The window GACCATCAGCatctactctaaaaataaatataatttatctttaaattaatCTGAAGGTCATGATCTTCTCCACTCCATCAATACCAAACCTACATAAAAAGGAAAGGTCCTAAAATCCAGGTTCCAAAAAGGTTCTTAAGAGGTTAGTCTCCTACCTGAACACATGAAGCAGGGAACACCCCATATTTTCCTGCATGCATGaggacaaaagaaagagcatgggaTTTCGGATTAGGGGATCTAGACTTGGTTCCTGTCGCcagcacttactgtgtgacttTAAGTGAATTCCTTAAGccctctgggccccagtttcaTTTCTGAAGTGAGGATAATGGCAACACCACCTCCAATGATTGTGAGGAATAGTTTATTTATTCCTACAATATTAAATTATGAGTATGTAATTTTGTCAAAATAGTATCCAGATGGCTGCATGAGCTATAATTTGTAGAGACTGTCTTTCAAAAGCACTGGTTTGGTCCCTTCGGCTTCCATGGAAGTACCCATAAACATAAGCCTAGGGCCCTATATTAGCCAATGAAGTCATCTGACTTCAGAGATAAAccagattctcttctctccacagCCAATATCCTGACAGTGATCATTCTCTCTCAGCTGGTAGCTAGAAGGCAGAAGTCCTCCTACAACTATCTCTTGGCACTTGCTGCTGCTGACATCTTGGTCCTCTTTTTCATTGTGTTTGTGGACTTCCTGTTGGAAGACTTCATCTTGAACATGCAGATGCCTCAGGTGCCCAATAAGATCATAGAAGTGCTGGAATTTTCATCCATCCACACTTCTATTTGGATTACTGTTCCATTAACCATTGATCGGTATATCGCGGTCTGCCACCCACTCAAGTACCACACGGTCTCCTACCCAGCCCGCACCCGGAAAGTCATTGTAAGTGTTTACATCACCTGCTTCCTGACCAGCATCCCCTACTACTGGTGGCCCAACATCTGGACTGAAGACTACATCAGCACCTCCATGCATCACGTCCTTATCTGGATTCACTGCTTCACCGTGTACTTGGTGCCCTGCTCCATTTTCTTCATCTTGAACTCAATCATTGTGTACAAGCTCAGGAGGAAAAGCAATTTTCGCCTCCGTGGCTATTCCACAGGGAAAACTACTGCCATCTTGTTCACCATTACCTCCATCTTTGCCACACTCTGGGCCCCCCGCATCGTCATGATTCTCTACCACCTCTATGGGGCACCTATCCAAAACCGCTGGCTGGTGCACATCATGTCCGACATTGCCAACATGCTGGCCCTTCTGAACACAGCCATCAACTTCTTCCTCTACTGCTTCATCAGCAAGAGGTTCCGCACTATGGCGGCCGCCACGCTCAAGGCCTTCTTCAAGTGCCAAAAGCAACCTGTACAGTTCTACACCAACCATAACTTTTCCATAACAAGTAGCCCCTGGATCTCACCAGCCAACTCACACTGTATCAAGATGCTGGTGTACCAGTATGACAAAAATGGAAAACCTATAAAAGTATCCCCATGACCTCACAGGTTTGGCACCTAGTGCCTCTGTCTAATCTATTTCCAGATGGGAGGGTAGCCCACTTAAAAGTGCTAACCTGATTTCCTATCTCCACAGACTGAGCAACCCTCAGACTGGTAGATGAGAAaagatggaagagaagaaagaaaagcatcaatcttgttttcatttgtgcatttattttcacAATGTCACTTGACAGCAGAATTTCTACCAGTTTGAAGATGTCTTTAGAGGTTGTGTCATCATCCTGTGGCCAATGAGGACACAGGAAAGAAATAGTCTATGACTTTGCCTTGGCACCATCCAGTCATTGGGAACCTCTCATTTATGTGACACACCAAGCCACAATAGCAGGTAGCTGAGTCCACACTCTTCCTCTAAGAGCTGAGGTCAACCATCGCTTCCCTGTGCCATCCCCAGCAGCTAATAATGCTGACCATTGGGATTTGGGATTTTTCCAAGGTGCCCTTTGTCCTAGAGAAGGTTGTGGTCTTGAAGTGGCCCTGGAACCCTAAGCTACAGAATGACACTGTAAGGGGACAAGCAAGTATTAATCCCATCCAAACTCTGGCCAGAGCTTCTTTGGAAAGGCTTCAAACCAACATAACTATGACCCTCAGATTTGGGTCTAAAATGCAGGCTTTCTATTTGTCATTATGTATAGATTTTATCTATCTCCTCCAAAACAAAGACCCCTGCCTGGTGCGTGGGGGGAAAGGAGGATCTCTTgagcccagaaaaacaaaaaaataagcccACTCTTGCCATTGTTTCGATCCATCCCGTGTCAGCTGTGTATGATCCCTTTACTCAAAATAGCTTCTTATTGCGGTGCCACTTAAGCTTCCTGGAGAAGCCTTTTACACGTAGAGTTGACAACCCTGCCTCCTTGCTTGCTGAAGCCCTCACCAAATTGTTTTATCTGAAGTGACTTCCAAACTGGACTTAATTTGCAAGGGTCAGGAACTGTAGCCCTCCAGGTGTGAAAGGAGACATTCTTAGCTCTGCCCCACAGTCTACCTGGTATTACTATTCAGCCACAAATGCagataaaattcacatggaaaggTGCCCATGTTGTCTGCTTGTGTGCCCTTTGATGCATATGGCTCAAAAGGGTGGTACCAGTTTTCAGTGAAGCTACTTAATTCAGATCCTttgcaaaatgataaaatatgaatttatttagcTGTTCTCCCCTTGCCTGTCCAAGGCAAGAAGAGCTCTCTGATGTAATTAATAGGGGCTTCCCTCGGATTTGCCActcatgtgtatacacacacatgcccacacatgTTTGATTATATTAGGCCTATATGTATCcagtaatgtattttaaaagggaaacCATGCTGGAGTTCCacttatttagctttttaaaaatttctcttccaGATTACCAGTATTTGAAATTATCTGTGTTCTGGAAGAAATCTCCCAAAATGATTTTGGAATTGTATGGTGTTTTTGGtgagcaaacaaaaagcaaacagtcCTCCTGGAACACTTGGTTCCTCAGGCTGGATTCTTACTACATTTTTAGTCCTAAATTGGAAGACATGTCTACCCTTTTTAAGGAAATCTGCAATAAAATGAGTATGGTAGAAAAGGCCCCAGTGCAACACAAGCCCTAAACAATTAGTCAATGCCCTCAATACTAAGTCAATATAATTTTAAGTCATGGTA is drawn from Leopardus geoffroyi isolate Oge1 chromosome E3, O.geoffroyi_Oge1_pat1.0, whole genome shotgun sequence and contains these coding sequences:
- the GPR139 gene encoding probable G-protein coupled receptor 139: MEHTHAHLVANSSLSWSPGSTCGLGFVPVVYYSLLLCLGLPANILTVIILSQLVARRQKSSYNYLLALAAADILVLFFIVFVDFLLEDFILNMQMPQVPNKIIEVLEFSSIHTSIWITVPLTIDRYIAVCHPLKYHTVSYPARTRKVIVSVYITCFLTSIPYYWWPNIWTEDYISTSMHHVLIWIHCFTVYLVPCSIFFILNSIIVYKLRRKSNFRLRGYSTGKTTAILFTITSIFATLWAPRIVMILYHLYGAPIQNRWLVHIMSDIANMLALLNTAINFFLYCFISKRFRTMAAATLKAFFKCQKQPVQFYTNHNFSITSSPWISPANSHCIKMLVYQYDKNGKPIKVSP